Within the Musa acuminata AAA Group cultivar baxijiao chromosome BXJ2-9, Cavendish_Baxijiao_AAA, whole genome shotgun sequence genome, the region aaccccatagcccaggcggttgcacctccaggctggagaggtggcacctcttcactattccagctcacttggtttggctccaaacttggtccaaaccagtccgaacttgggcctaattggcccctacttgggttataggattaacacctaatcctaaccctaattaacgtgctaactatgaatttaaagacattttctaagctattacaaagtccgcaagtcaagacttcttctagcgagcttccggcaaacttccggcggtcttccgatgaactctcggaaaccattctgcggactcccggcaagctcctagacttcacgatttgttcttagcgagttccaacgagcttcttcagcaagctccgatctttctcggcgagctccgcgaactcccaacgaatcttcggacttccgtcgaactctcgaactcgcaacaaatccttcgcgcttgactccgacactttgtttcgctttatgtcttcatcgttatcatagttaatcctgcacaattaaaacaaaacttcaatcgagacaattaatcctaagcaattaaccaagttgtccgacatgtcattggtccctcgacgcttcgtccgattcttcggcgcatcgtcctctcgtgcagcctattgcccaatcggtcagttgactccgcaactccgatatccttggcacaatacccgctcttcttggcccgatgcccgagtccacggcccgaagccttctgtcgatacgtcgaccgatccactagcccgacgtccaatcttctgacatgttccttcggcacaatatgattttcctgctttaattgtctcatcctgatcgaagcatcctgcgtcactcaaaacgcagattaaatcataaacatatatcaagtagtttcatcatcaaaatacgagattcaacacactatactaatgaaaatgaaacatttaacTCTATTTCTCATTACATGGCTCTATTGACGGAAATATAATAGGCTTTACCATTAAATATATACTGACTCTACCTCACTTCGGTATACCACTTAGCACACGTAGAGTGTTTTCGTCAGCAAAATTAATAGTGTGAAAAGAAACATAGTTAAATgttcactttcataagtatatggataataatataatttttaaaaatataattatcaaaatactaaagttaactaattatatgatataatttataattaatctaaTATTCTACTAATACGAGGTATGAaaagaattaaaataaataatcttatgtCTAAGTACTTAGAGtagcaatttttattttttatttttgactcaAATCATAGTCTCGTATGTGGGAAGGGAATAGCCTTATTATTGTACAAAATCTTAtccttaaaaatataattataaaatttggaTCAAATTTGCGGAGTGCATCGCAAttcagttcatcaaaggatatttgtatctttatatatatatatatatatgtgtgtgtgtgtgtgcgtgttacTATCACATCGTAACTTTCTATTCCACTACTATCattatgtttcatttattataattatggttTATCATAATTAGAGgagaataatataattattatatctgTGATATTATGATGGATAAGTAACCCGTCAAATTAACGAGCTTGAATCATTGAATTAAAATGTTGAAACTCAAATTAATGATTTTATCTATTTTATTATGAGATTAAATTTGGTGTGTTGCAAGTAGCTGAGGcattcattaatgaaaaattaaGAAATGTTTTGCATATTTACATTTTGTAAACATGGAGAATTTGGTTGGTAGTTCAAATATTTCATCCTTTGACCCAAAATAGCTTTAGGCACTTTAGCAAATTAGCTCTATAGTCCATTACTCCACTATATCCTAATTAATTCATAATTATtagaaataattttaaattattattattattattattattattattatgattgaaTCAAAGACTTCCATGTTTATATGGCTTGAGACACATCAGTTTAATCCCCCACAGGACAATTGATTGTTTATGAGATAAAAAGGAACTTAATATTATTTATGTTggcttaaattttttttctcaaaaaaatatatgTCATGCTACTATATCTATCGAGATAATCATATGAACTAGTGAATCAAATTACGAATAGTTTTAATATGATTTAAAGATTTATTTTATCTATTTCATAACCGCGACAAAAAGGGATACATgttaaattatgattttaattagaagaaaattttcaacAGACCTATTCATTATAGAGGTGAATGGTGTGTATCACATGAGATTTgcttatcttgttgatttatacttattatataaaaaaaatatttttaaatgagtTATTCATGAAATTTTATTAGTAAATATCTTATGAAGAGAATGATCTTTcatggatgaatcaagaactgaaGGAGAAGGAAATCAGCCATTAGTCTAAGCTAACATGTTCAATTTCACCAAGTTCTATCAATTTACACACTCCACACTCTCAAGAAGTATCTGCAAGAACACCATTCCCCAAAACCTGCCTTCCAATGTCTCAAATCGCATGATTCACGTTGACTTCCTGTATACAGCCTTCCCCCAGCGACTTCTGCAGTTGCTTGGAGGAGGAGTCTTCGTCCTCAGCCATTGCCTTACATGAAAACCCTTCATTCACTCTCCTTTTATCTCTTCGATCTTTTCCAGCACTGTCATCAGCTCCCACCTGCTGTCATCATCGGTTTCGCAGCAGGCCATTGCTATCTGCAGCAGCTTCAACATCTCCCCTTCGTTGTTCTCAGTCCCCTTCATGTTCTTGTCGAACACTGGGCTTGCCCGTTCTTCACTGGCGATTCTGCTTACCCAGCTCGCCATGTCCCCCGCGCCTGCTTTCCCCTGGGTCAGATGATTGGCCGGGAACTCACCTGTTAGTATCTCGAGAATTAGTATCCCGAAGCACCACACGTCGCTCTTCTTGGAAGGCTTGCCATGGCGGGCGCACTCCGGGGACTTGTAGGCCACCATGACCTTGGAAGCGGTTGCCTTGTTCATCACCGGCACGAGGGCGTAGTCCGCGAGGAGGGGCGCGAGTGACTGGTCGAGCAGCACGTTGGAGGACTTCAAGTGGCCATGGGGAACGGTCAGCATCGGGAGCTCCTCGTAGAGGTAAGCGAGGCCTCTTGCTACGCCTTTAACTATGTTCAAGCGCGTCGGCCAATCGAGCGGTGACTCCGTCGAGCCGCGGTTTCCTGGACGTGGAGTTGCAAGCCAGTTTATGATCGTACTTCGCGAGAAAAGAGCTTGGGATTTCTGATGGCATTCAGATCATGGAGTTTACCATGCAGCATGTGAGCCAAGCTTCCATTGGGGACGAACTCGGTTATCAGCAGCTTCTCCTCCTTCCTGTAGTAGTAGGCCACCAGAGGCAGGAGGTTTGGGTGCGACAACCTCCCCAGCCTCCTCATGTGCTCTTGGAAGTCTTCCCTTCCCACACCATTCATCTCCTTGAACCTCTTCACGACCACCGCAGGGGCGTCGACCAGGGTGGCCTTGTAGGAAGACCCGAAATTTCCGCTGCCAAGGACTTCGGCTGAAGCCTTGAGCAAATCCTGCATGTCGAACTTCCTTCTTCCCTCCGCAACGAACGTCAACTTCCCTTGCTCCTTCTTCGGCACCTTCTTCTTTTCCCCATCGTGATCTGCTGATCCTTTCTCCACACTGGCTGCCTCCAAATCCTCGATCCTTTTGGATTTACCGGGTTGAAGCTTGTCCGTTGTAGTCTTTCCTTTTGGGGCGCGGCGTCGAAGGAGGAAACCAATCAGTCCGATGAGTAGCGTCAGGACTTTAACTGCTATCAGTATGATGCCGACAAGAAGAGCAGGCGCGAGCTTCTTCGATGGTGTGCATGAGACCCCGAGTGGTGCTCCACAAAGGTTCTTGTTGCCTGTTTAGTCGAAACAGAGTTACCTAAGGATCTGTTTTGTGATGCATATGGGAAGAAAACGAAGACTAACCTTCGAATAGACTTGCACTCATATTGCTGAGCCTCTCCGGGATCGGCCCCTCGAGATTGTTGTAGGAGACGTTCACCATGTGCAGCTCCGGCTGTCGGAGATCCGGCAGCTTCCCCTCGAACTTGTTGCCATCGAGTCCCACCTCCATGAGCTTGGTTGGCACCGTCAAAGAGCTCGGGATCCGCCCGGATAAGTTGTTGTGTGACAGCCACACCTTCTTGAGCGCC harbors:
- the LOC135623524 gene encoding pollen receptor-like kinase 4; translated protein: MSDDGRVLLQFRATLSSGGGDAALSSWAGGKGPCMDQNVSAWTGVYCENGNVSTLQLENMGLSGKLDLDILTGLPGLRSLSFSNNSFEGPVPDFTKLPALKSIYLSMNRFSGEIPDGMFSAMRALKKVWLSHNNLSGRIPSSLTVPTKLMEVGLDGNKFEGKLPDLRQPELHMVNVSYNNLEGPIPERLSNMSASLFEGNKNLCGAPLGVSCTPSKKLAPALLVGIILIAVKVLTLLIGLIGFLLRRRAPKGKTTTDKLQPGKSKRIEDLEAASVEKGSADHDGEKKKVPKKEQGKLTFVAEGRRKFDMQDLLKASAEVLGSGNFGSSYKATLVDAPAVVVKRFKEMNGVGREDFQEHMRRLGRLSHPNLLPLVAYYYRKEEKLLITEFVPNGSLAHMLHGNRGSTESPLDWPTRLNIVKGVARGLAYLYEELPMLTVPHGHLKSSNVLLDQSLAPLLADYALVPVMNKATASKVMVAYKSPECARHGKPSKKSDVWCFGILILEILTGEFPANHLTQGKAGAGDMASWVSRIASEERASPVFDKNMKGTENNEGEMLKLLQIAMACCETDDDSRWELMTVLEKIEEIKGE